One Erythrobacter sp. SDW2 genomic region harbors:
- a CDS encoding bile acid:sodium symporter family protein, translating to MSEPVGQPRWIALATNLFAVWTVLGVAWAWLVPGHFAWITGSQIAGQPLISVMLGVIMLGMGLTLTLEDFRKVLAMPRCVAAGVALQFTVMPLAGVLAAWAFGLEQGLAVGIILVACCPGGTASNVVAYLARANVALSVAMTLCSTLVAIVATPLLTGWLGGVYVEIDQWSLFRNMVAIVLIPVVAGVLLNTLFPHATRQVALWSPLVSILAIVLIVGAIVGNSKTLIIEHAGVLLLAVFVLHATGFALGWLAPRLLGFGRAEERTISIEVGMQNSGLGASLAAQPSFAAQFANPLQAALAPVPSAISSVYHVVIGSLLAGLWSRSGGGR from the coding sequence ATGTCTGAACCAGTTGGCCAGCCACGCTGGATTGCGCTGGCGACCAATCTGTTTGCGGTCTGGACCGTGCTGGGCGTGGCCTGGGCGTGGTTGGTTCCGGGGCATTTTGCATGGATCACCGGGTCGCAAATTGCCGGGCAGCCGCTGATATCGGTCATGCTGGGCGTGATCATGCTGGGTATGGGACTGACGCTGACGCTGGAGGATTTCCGCAAGGTGCTGGCGATGCCCCGCTGCGTTGCGGCAGGGGTGGCGCTGCAATTCACCGTTATGCCGCTCGCGGGCGTATTGGCGGCATGGGCGTTCGGACTGGAGCAAGGGCTGGCGGTGGGGATCATCCTCGTCGCCTGCTGCCCTGGCGGCACCGCGTCCAATGTCGTGGCTTATCTTGCCCGCGCCAATGTCGCGCTGTCGGTGGCGATGACGCTGTGTTCGACGCTGGTTGCCATCGTCGCGACGCCCTTACTGACCGGATGGCTGGGCGGGGTCTATGTCGAGATCGACCAGTGGAGCCTGTTCCGCAACATGGTCGCCATCGTGCTGATCCCGGTGGTGGCGGGCGTGCTGCTCAACACGCTGTTCCCGCACGCCACGCGGCAGGTGGCGCTCTGGTCGCCGCTGGTCTCGATCCTGGCGATCGTGTTGATCGTCGGCGCGATTGTCGGCAATTCGAAAACTCTGATTATCGAGCATGCCGGCGTGCTGTTGCTGGCGGTGTTTGTGCTTCATGCCACGGGCTTCGCGCTGGGGTGGCTGGCGCCGCGCCTGCTGGGTTTCGGGCGGGCAGAGGAGCGCACGATCAGCATCGAGGTCGGCATGCAGAACAGCGGCCTGGGTGCCAGTCTTGCAGCGCAGCCGAGCTTTGCCGCGCAGTTCGCCAATCCGTTGCAGGCAGCGCTGGCCCCGGTGCCGAGCGCAATCTCCTCGGTCTATCACGTAGTGATCGGTTCGCTCCTTGCCGGGCTGTGGAGCCGCAGCGGCGGCGGGCGGTGA